The DNA sequence CGTCACTCGACGTTTTTAAGAACACTCAGATATTCACGCGCCCACTGGTCGCGGTGATGGTGGCGGTCGGCATGTGAGCGATATTTTTCGCCGAGTTCCTCGCCGTCAATAGCTCCTGATTTGAGTTTGAGAATGAGGTCGCACAGGTGATCGACATCATCAACATGAAATGCCAGCGCTCCGCCAGCTTTCTCAAGTTCTCTCACCGCTTCGCCATCGGGCGCGCCAAAAAGTATTGGCCGCCCGGAAGCCATATACTCGAATAATTTTGCCGGGAAAGTACTTCGGGTCAGAGGGACATTCTTGAGCGACTCAATAAGGACATTTGATGCTTGAAGGAAATGGGGAATTGTCTCAAGCGGCTGCGAACCAACAAAGGCGACATTTTTCAGACCGTAATCACGAACCATTCCTTCAAGGGCGCCGCGCTTTTCGCCGTCGCCGACAAAGACAAACATGATCTCAGGCTGGTCGGTGAGCTGACGCGCGGCTTCAATGACCGACTCAAGCGAGTGAGCCCAGCCGAGGGTGCCGGTACGGCAGATAATGAATTTTTCGTCCCAGCCGAATTTTTTACGGATACCGTTGTAATCGGCGTTCATAAACTCTTTTGAAAACCCGGACTTGACGGTCGTAATCCGCGATGGCGGGTCAGGCAAAGCTCTCAGGTAGTCGGTCATGCCGTCGGTAACTGAGACAATCCAATCTGCTTTGCGATACAGGCCATGCATGACTTTTTTCAGGCCGCGGGTCATCCATGATTTGCTCAGGTTGCCAAAATCTTCGCTCGATTCAGGCTGGAGATCACGGACTTCGATGATGAATTTACTTCCCTTGATTTTGCTTAAAATCCAACCAATGACCGGGGTGTTGACCGGGGGGGTCGAGGCAAGCACGACATCGAATTTTTTATCAAGTCGGAAGGAATTGATGAGGCTTGTGAGAAAGAAGGTGGCAAAGCCGATCATGCGCTTGCCCGGGTTGCGGTTGGAAGCCGCTAAAACCCAACAGCGGTATATTTTGACCCCTTCAATCTCTTCATATAAGAAGAATTTGCCTCGATATTTTTCAGGAACAATGCCATCAGGATAGTTCGGCATAGCCGTGAGAACGGAAACCGTGTGTCCGTTTTGGGCGAAATATCGGGCGAATTCAAAGAGGCGTCTGACAGCGCCTCGTTCGGGCGGAAAATGTTGCGTGACAATGAGTATATTCATAACTTACCCTGCGAATGGTACCTGTTTTTGGTATTACTGGCAAGGAATATTCCCTATTTCATGGATTATCGGCATTTATAGGCCAACAAACGAGGCCATTCTTTAGTTGGGAAACAGGGACTAATCTTGTCAGTTTGATGACAGATTAGCCGCGAGTTATGGGAAATGTTCGGATCGAAACCCAATTTTGGTCGGCAACCGGAGCAATCAAATCAACCGACTGAGGAGAGAATTTTTCATCAGGAAGGTAGGGGAAAAGCTCCTCTTTTATAAGCATCACGCGATGCGGCGAGATCTCTTTGGCAACTGTGACATGGGCGCAGTATTTTTTGTGCGGAAGCGGGATATCGAGCCGGGCATGGAGTACCAGACAAAGTTTTTTCAAGTGCTCGTTCTGTTTGACCTGCCAGAAAATAATAGGGAAATCCGGATAGAAATCTCCGATTGAATCAAGTTCAAGCTGAAAAGCGCCAAGCTTGACTATCTCCTGTGAAATAATCGAGGCGACTTCGTCAAGGCTTCGTTTGGTCTGGAAGGGAAAGACAAGCGAAACATGGGAAGAAATAAGTTTAAAATCCGGATCATACTTCTCACGGAGTGGCGCGATTATTCCATCCAAGGTGGCTGGGAGAAATATGACCACCGCGTATTGTTTTGGATTGCGCGCAGCAAGCAGATCGGGACTGTAACTGTAGGCGAGTTCTTCTGACATATTTTTTTTATTTATAAAAAATAATTTCTATCCGTCGGTTTTTAGCTCTTCCATTGGCGTTTTGATTTGAAGCCATAAAATTGCTCTCCC is a window from the Candidatus Zixiibacteriota bacterium genome containing:
- a CDS encoding 2'-5' RNA ligase family protein; the encoded protein is MSEELAYSYSPDLLAARNPKQYAVVIFLPATLDGIIAPLREKYDPDFKLISSHVSLVFPFQTKRSLDEVASIISQEIVKLGAFQLELDSIGDFYPDFPIIFWQVKQNEHLKKLCLVLHARLDIPLPHKKYCAHVTVAKEISPHRVMLIKEELFPYLPDEKFSPQSVDLIAPVADQNWVSIRTFPITRG
- a CDS encoding glycosyltransferase family 4 protein, producing MNILIVTQHFPPERGAVRRLFEFARYFAQNGHTVSVLTAMPNYPDGIVPEKYRGKFFLYEEIEGVKIYRCWVLAASNRNPGKRMIGFATFFLTSLINSFRLDKKFDVVLASTPPVNTPVIGWILSKIKGSKFIIEVRDLQPESSEDFGNLSKSWMTRGLKKVMHGLYRKADWIVSVTDGMTDYLRALPDPPSRITTVKSGFSKEFMNADYNGIRKKFGWDEKFIICRTGTLGWAHSLESVIEAARQLTDQPEIMFVFVGDGEKRGALEGMVRDYGLKNVAFVGSQPLETIPHFLQASNVLIESLKNVPLTRSTFPAKLFEYMASGRPILFGAPDGEAVRELEKAGGALAFHVDDVDHLCDLILKLKSGAIDGEELGEKYRSHADRHHHRDQWAREYLSVLKNVE